One genomic window of Monodelphis domestica isolate mMonDom1 chromosome 1, mMonDom1.pri, whole genome shotgun sequence includes the following:
- the LOC100018984 gene encoding translationally-controlled tumor protein-like, with product MITYQDLISHDEMFVNIYKIQEILNGLFLEVEGKLISRTEGTIDDSLIGGNASAEGPEVQVITGVDIVINHYLQENSFTKESYKKYIKDYMKSIKGRLEEQKPDRVKPFMTGVTEQIKHILANFNNYQFFIGENMNPDGMVALLDFHEDGVTPYMIFFKDGLEMEKCNKFSQLCWVTCHHNWLLLFVIYTTSGLGQISTDITLSFIHLF from the coding sequence ATGATTACCTACCAGGACCTCATCAGCCATGATGAGATGTTCGTCAATATTTACAAGATCCAGGAGATCTTGAATGGGCTATTCCTGGAGGTGGAGGGGAAATTGATCAGTAGGACAGAGGGTACCATTGATGATTCACTCATTGGTGGAAATGCCTCTGCTGAAGGTCCTGAGGTACAGGTAATCACTGGAGTTGATATAGTTATAAATCATTATCTGCAAGAAAATAGCTTCACAAAAGAATCCTACAAAAAGTACATCAAAGACTACATGAAATCAATCAAAGGCAGACTTGAAGAACAGAAGCCAGATAGAGTAAAACCTTTTATGACAGGAGTCACAGAACAAATCAAACATATCCTtgctaattttaataattatcagTTCTTCATAGGTGAAAACATGAATCCAGATGGCATGGTGGCTCTCTTAGATTTCCATGAGGATGGTGTGACCCCATATATGATTTTCTTTAAGGATGGTTTAGAAATGGAGAAGTGTAACAAATTCAGCCAATTATGTTGGGTCACCTGTCATCATAACTGGCTGCTGCTTTTTGTCATCTACACAACATCAGGACTTGGACAAATTTCGACTGATATCACCTTgagctttattcatttattttga